The Esox lucius isolate fEsoLuc1 chromosome 20, fEsoLuc1.pri, whole genome shotgun sequence region AGGTTACCACTCTAAAAGAAGTTGTTCCTAGCCATGTCACGACAACCAACAGTTTTATCTACTACAGATCCCCATACTCATGCACTACAGTCGGTTACTGGATATACAGTGTGCAGCAACCAGGATGTATTCAGGTGAGAATATGCACAGAGCTCGGATTCCCATTTGAATTAACTTTAGTCTCTATTTACCTGATCAAAGCCTTCAGTAAATCATTAAAACAAGCTTACATTTTATTGCTAGTAGTACAGctacatttttaaacaacagAAAGTATAAGACTATCAGTTAAGAGATCTGTTTGAGATACTTATTTAACACGACACTTTAAATTCGCTGTAAGCGGAACTTGTCATTGGTCACTCTAGTGTCGTAGCACAAACCTCCTTGATACAATGTAGTTAGCTAGTGCCTTGTTATTGTAGCTAATATTGCTTTTAAACCTAACTGAAACAATTGCAATTGAGGTGAGCAGTATAGTATTTTTCTACGaataatttaaatgcattttcattcaATTTTGACACGTTATATCTCATCTTGTCCAGGAAGCGCTTAGCTATACCTAGCTAGTTGACGACAAAATACTCTAGCCTTAGCCAGCTAGCTATACGAATGGCAAATCTTATGATACAGCTGTTTATTATTTGCTAATATTTATAGCTAATGTCAATAATACATTTCACTGACTAGCTATTGTAACTGTTGGAATTTCGCATTTAACTAAATATGATTAATGTGATATTCACGCCTGGTATAGTAAAGCATGTGCCTGTGGTCTGAGCCTGCTAATAATGGAACTTAGCTAACAACAAGCATCTGACTAGCTAGCGAATCCTACTGTGTTTAGCTGGCACATACTGGTGACACTTGGTCTTTGCTTCTCCCACTAGTTTACTACACTTACTAGACAGACGTAAGCACCCCCTGTTCCTAGTGGAATATTCTACAGTATGGTCAGCTCTCTACAGTGCCGCAGGATTTTGTTCCAATCAGTGCAAGGGACATGTTTTCATAGTTTGCGAAGTTCCACCTTGCCACGTTCATTACTATATTGGACACAAACTTGATTTGATTACCAAACCAAGCCCGGAGAGTGGAGTGTACCAGTAGGTTAATGTTACACCTAAATGTCTGTCTTAGGGACTGACTGAGAGCACCGTAAGACCAACGTGGGGGAAAAAGGGCTGAAGATGGCTGGCTTCCTAGATAACGTACGCCTCCCAGAGTGTGAGTGCATTGACTGGGGGGAGAGACGGAATGCAGTGGCATCCATCGTAGCTGGTGTTTTGGTAAGTGGTGgaggggaatgtgtgtgtgtctctgtaacaacacatttcctggaaatttcaacaaaataattcTCTAGCACAAAAACATGTCATGTTTTTAACATGACATTTTCAACATGACATGTTTTAACATGTGACAATCTTGTCACTGAGCAATCAAAGCAAATTGGCATTGATCGGAATAAGATAATTCGATTCGCCACTGTCATAGTTCTCTCGGGTATTGTTGTCTTTTAATTTCCTCGATGTGGATGGAAATTGGTAAACATGCCAACAAATAACTTATTTTTAGCCTGTAATAACGAATTTATTTCTTTGATGCTCTTCTTTGATATATATTATTTAGTAGTAATTTACAATTAAAGTTTTATTATTTCCTGTCTAATTCTGCCGTTCTGTCTTTTTATCCCTggctttctttctccctccttcagTTTCttgttccctgtgtgtttctttCTGTGTATTACCCTCTCGATTAAATTCTCAAACACCTTAATTGGCATGGGAAGAAAAGTTTttcctttctgtgtctctgtcagtTCTTCACTGGCTGGTGGATCATGATAGATGCAGCGGTCACCTACCCAACCCAGGTGGAGATGAATCATGCCTTCCACACATGTGGCGTCTTCTCCACTCTAGCCTTCTTCATGtgagaaacacaacacactttCACTTGGCTATCAAAATGGAGACGCCAAAATTGACTGCCATTAACCTAACTTagcctagccctaatgcctaactcTAAACTTAACCACAAACCCCAACTCTTAAGCTGACCTCTAACATTATTTATAACCTTTACCCTAAATCTATGGGGACTGATGAGAAGTCCCTCAGGATTAAGTTATTGTTTACTATCCTTAACTGCTCGTTAAGAGTATGAACACACAGTGTTGTTGCGGGCAACCAGGAgcagtgtttctgttttccaGGATCAATGCTGTGTCTAACGGCCAGGTACGAGGTGACACTTATGGAGAGGGCTGCTTCGGCCGGACAGGTTTGTTTTTCTTAGCATTGCTCaccattaatttaaaataaatataaaaaatatgatgTCAACAGGCAACGTTTTAGCAGATAGGAGATTTCATTAGACCATTGTCTGGTTTGTCTCTCCCTCACGGGTGTTATTTATCTTCGGGCACTGATGTTTCCTTTCCgtgttcacattttgtttctgcAGGAGCTCGTCTATGGCTGTTTATCGGTTTCATGATGATGTTCGGTTCCCTCATCGCCTCCATCTGGATACTATTTGGAGGATTCGTGGTACCTAGTGAGTCTCCACATCTGACTAatggctttttctttctgttacaAAGACCAGGAAGGTATACACTGTCCAGGGAAGGGCTAATGACTTGCAGGGAGGCCAAACCTTTGCTGACTATTGGCAGGCAGTGGCGAGGCCGCATCGGTAACCAGGGCTGTGTTTCGCGTGACCTCTGGGTGACGTGCCGTCCAGTCCCTTTTTTTCCTTCGTTCGTGGCGTTTTCATGAGGCTCCATTTCCAGCTGTGATGCTTTTAGGCTTTTATATTAATGgtctctttcttttgttttgtcaatTTATCTTTGTAGAGAAAGATGTGTATCCAGGACTGGCAGTGTTCTTCCAGAATGCTTTGATATTTTTCAGGTAAGTAGAGGCTCATAGGTGTGTAATAGCTGGTGCTGCTGGTGTTTTTCCACATcactgtggaaaaacaccagCTGTCAGGCGGGAGGAAATTACAGTAGCTAAGTCCCTTCCATCAGAATTCAAGATCCAGACAGATTACTATACTGACACATTTTTGACCAAAACAATCTTTCTACCATTACTGTGTAATTACAAGTGTATATTAAGCACAATTTCTCAAGGAACCGAGCTAAACTCTTTACATCCAAaccctttctgtttctctgtagcACGCTGATCTACAAGTTTGGACGAACCGAGGATCTGTGGGCTTAGACAAatgcacgcagacacacacactgttgcaACCCTTGGTTTTACCAGTCAAGGCCAAAACATTAGCTTGGATCTGTTTAGCCATTTTCACATATGATAATTTTactttgttttctctctctctctctgactcactcacacacactcttcctgAAATAATTTCCTTTGAACATATTTATTATGTGACTATTTACCACTGTTCTGTTGTGTCTGAAGGTGTTTGTAATAGTCTGACAGTAGAAAATGAGTGTTGACATCAGCCTCTCGCACACACCTTGTGTTATGTGTTTCAACAGCACTGCAGAGTTGTAACATAGCATGGTATGGTTAGGGCAAAAATCACTCTGAGAAATATAATCTTAATGTTGTTTGATTGTCCTCGTCCACCCATTTTCCAGAGCACATCTTGTGTATTGTTGGTTATCCCTCTGTAATTTCTCATCTCCCcacaataatgtatttatgtaaatgtgttgcGTAAGACTTAAATGACAAGAGCACAAGCCAACACAGAGAGAACTAATCTTCTTAAAGTTGTCGGTGGCCTGTAGTCCCATGCACTGCATTCTTGTATACATTTTAAGCGGTGTTTATCCGAAATCCCTTTGCtgtatattttaaacaaatcatTTCTGTAAAATGTCTTTTCATACCACGACCAGTTCTCCTGTTTTGAACGGAGTAGCCGTCGTTCCGTCTCAGGATTTGTCGTTTTTAAACAGTCTTGTCTTATAGAGCATTGAAACCCTAACCCCCCCACCTGGGTCTGAACACCTCCTTGTCATCCACATGGACATGGGTGCACTAGCTTAGGTCCAGTAAGGAGCTGCATCTGGATCTCATACTATTGTGGCAACTACTGTATTACTGTAGATCTACTAGAAGCTTCAAGTACTGCTGCGCTTACAATGCTATAGCTGTCTGTCCTGTATCTTAAAGCATGCTTTAGGTCAGGGCTGCTGagtcctgttcctggagagctgcCACCCTCTAGGTTTTCTAATAAGATTCTAATAATGAGCTAAATGAAAAGCAGGGGGGGTATGTGTATGAGTGACAGGCTCCCTCTAGGCAACATGGGTAGTGTCCACTTCCTAGTTAGCATTCAAGCCAGCGGACGAAGGCAAGGGCCAAAGCACAGAAGGATCGACTGTCGGTTTGGTTTTGTAGGGGTGCTTCTGACTACCCCTGACAATGTGTGTGATAACCGTTCTATTTAGGACTTGCGTTAAGAGCCGTGTGCCCGTGTCTGACGGTGCACAAACTATTCAAGctactgtctttttttttatatatatatatttttggtttgtttaaaGGGCGCGCATTTAAAAATGCACAGGGTTGAGCTGGAGGTGGACGTTGCAGTCGTCAAACTAACTCAGGAGCTGGGAAGTAGCTAGGACCCTCAATTCTACTTAGGCCATGAAGTCTTAAAGTAGCAGCATTGACAGATGCAGCGTGGTTGGTTCTATACTTCCAAGAAAGTTAAAcacatgacttgacttgaaTTTATTATGTGGCCTGCTAAACATCCAGTATTCATGTCAACATTAAGCTGAGTCTGTAGTTCAAAGTGAATGAACTATGACTGGTGAATGAGCAGCCATTGTGAAGTGTTATAGACATTATGTGCACATTGGTGTTATGTCTATGGAATATGTCATTGGCCAGTGTTTTGTAGTAGTTCTCTGACCTTGATCATTTACTTAACGTTACCTATACTTCTGAATGACGGCTGTGGAATAAGTGGTCATGTAAACTgctttaataaacattttagattaaatGTTTGCATGTTATGTTTAATTGCTTCTTGGAAGAGTATAAATTAATCTGCAGTCTACAGTGTCAGGAAATGATAAATCTATTTATTACAAATCAGTGACAATCAATGCGTTTCCAAGACACTTATTTACGGGAAGAACcaaagcaatacaattattcacATAAAAGCTGATTAAAAATGAATTACCTTAAATGTTTTAGTTAAGAAAAACATTATGGTTGacaaaatggttaaaaacattttaacatctaTTTTCTGTTCTTCTAGGAGACAGCATACCCGATTCAAAAAACATTAGGCTCTTCACCTGTGACACAGGCATGCTAGTTCAGGGACTACAACTAAACAACAGGACATCCAGGGGTCACTAATGCTCAGACTCTGTTTCAATATAAAGTGCAACAAATGAGAAGGCTCTGCGAAAGGTCTCAAGTTCAAAACCACTTTTAACATTTATGGTTGGGATTGTAAACTTTGCAATGTGACAGATGTAGCAACAGCCAGAATGAAGAGACTGCATGTGGACTCACCCCACTTTtgaacaatgtgtgtgtatgtaaatatatggtACCTCAAACAGTAGTTTCAGCGATTAGTGCAAACTTAAAATAAAGTAAATTGCAGTATGTACAGATTTAtaacattatttatattaaacagCAAAAATGTAACCCCAGCcccaaaaactaaattaaacatGCTAGCTCAAGGATACACTACTGTTTCCCCAAATGAACCTGACAATACCCTCAAGTTTTCTATAAGATTGACTAATGGGTAatggcacccccccccccaaaggtcTATTAACTGGCCTTCAAGCGGTAAGTCTATGTACTGCACCTCGGATCTTTCTCTGGCCTTGACCGAAGAGCATTCGAACAAGGACAGAAATGCCTACCAAATAGTGTGAGAGGTCTTATAAAATTGGAAACAGCGATATGG contains the following coding sequences:
- the LOC105031498 gene encoding transmembrane protein 50B, yielding MAGFLDNVRLPECECIDWGERRNAVASIVAGVLFFTGWWIMIDAAVTYPTQVEMNHAFHTCGVFSTLAFFMINAVSNGQVRGDTYGEGCFGRTGARLWLFIGFMMMFGSLIASIWILFGGFVVPKKDVYPGLAVFFQNALIFFSTLIYKFGRTEDLWA